Within the Flavobacterium sp. N502536 genome, the region TCAAAAATACCCAAATGGCCTGATTCCCCTGTGCCACCTCATCGGCAGAAATACCTGCCCAGTCAATGTCATATCCCCTTGGTAATTTTTTGGCGGCTACTTCCTGAATAACTTTAATGGCCGTACCAGAACTATAACCCGGTGCAGCAGAACCACTAATTTGTGTAGAAGTGTACATGTTGTGACGGGTAATTTCAGAAAGCCCGTATACTTTTTCCAATCTCATGAAAGCAGAAAAAGGCACCATTTCATCGCGGTTGTTTTTTACATATAGTTTTAAAATATCATCCGGCTGAGCACGATACTCCGGCGAAGCCTGAACGATTACTTTGTAGTTGATTCCGAATTTAATAAAACTAATTTCGTAGTTACTTCCCACAAGAGTTGACAAAGTGTTCATCGCATTTTCGATAGAAACACCCTTTTGCTGTGCCAAATCGTTGTCGACTTTCATCATGTATTGAGGGAAACTGGAACTATAAAAACTAAATACATTTGATAATTCCGGATGTCTGTTCAATTCAGCAACAAAATCGTTATTTACCTGCTCGGTTTTTTTGTAATCTCCTGAACCCGTTTTATCTAATAAACGAAGCTCAAATCCTCCCGCAGCACCATATCCCGGTACAGCAGGCGGTTGGAAAAATTCGATATTTGCTCCCGCAATGTCTTTACATTTTTCCTCCATCTCATGCATAATCTCCAAAACAGATTCTTTTCTTTCGCTCCAGTCTTTAAGATTCACCAAACAGGTTCCTGAGTTGGCTCCTGTACCTTCAGACAGAATTTCGTAACCCGCTAACGAGGAAACCGATTTCACCCCATCAATGTCTTCAGCAATCTTTTGAACTCTTTCTGCAATATTATTGGTTCTTTCTAATGATGAACCCGGAGGTGTCTGAATAACCGCATAAAACATTCCCTGATCCTCATTCGGAATAAATCCGGACGGAACGGTACTGCTTATTAACCATGTTCCGGCACAAAATCCTACCAAAGCAACAATCGTAACAGCTCTTCTGTTTACGATTTTGGCTAATACATTTTGATATTTACCCTGAGCTAGGTTAAACTTATTGTTAAAACCGTCTATAAACACATTGATCGGTGTTTTCTTTTTAGGCTGACCGTGATTATTTTTCAACATCATCGCACAAAGTGCCGGTGTCAATGTCAAAGCCACAATACCCGAAAGTATAATTGCGGTTGCCATAGTCACCGAAAACTGTCTGTAAAATACTCCCACAGGACCAGACATGAAGGCTACAGGAATAAATACTGCCGCCATCAGGAAGGTAATCGCAATAATCGCCCCTGCAATTTCATGCATCGCTTTTTTAGTCGCTTTAAACGCTGACAGATGCTCTTCTTCCATCTTGGCGTGAACCGCTTCGATCACTACAATCGCATCATCGACGACGACCCCAATTGCCAATACTAAAGCAAACAAGGTGATTAAGTTCAATGAAATATCAAAGAATGTCATGAATACAAAGGTTCCAATTAACGATACCGGTACCGCAATTGCCGGAATAACGGTCGAACGCCAGTCGCCTAAGAAAAGGAATACGACTAAACCTACCAGTATAAAAGCTTCAACCAAAGTGTGAATTACCTTTTCGATAGAAGCATCCAGGAACTTAGAAACATCATATGAAATTTCATAATCCATTCCTTTTGGAAATTTTTGTTTGATTTTTTCCAATTTAGCCTTTACCTCTTCAATTACCTGATTGGCATTACTTCCGAAAGACTGTTTTAATACGATAGCTGCAGATGGCTTACCATTTAAGTTGGAATAAATATCATACATAGAACTGCCAAATTCAATATTGGCAATATCTTTCAAACGTAAAAGCTCTCCATTAGCATTTGACTTGATCACAATATTTCCATACTGCTCTTTTGTGGTAAAACGCCCGGAATACTTCAATACATATTCAAACGCCTGAGAACGTTTACCGGAACTTTCTCCTGTTTTACCCGGAGAAGCCTCCAAACTCTGACTTGATAATGCCTCCATTACCTCATCGGCAGAAATTTTATAAGCCAGCATACGATCTGGTTTCAGCCAGATACGCATCGCATATTCACGAGTTCCTAAAATATCTCCTGAACCAATACCGTTTACCCTTTTCAATTCTGAAAGTACGTTGATATCGGCGTAGTTGTACAAGAACTTCATATCGGTATTTTTATCTGTACTGTAAAGATTCACGTACATCAACATACTCGGTACTTCTCGTGTAATTTTAATCCCCTCTCTAATAACCAGCGGAGGTAATTTATTGGTAACCGAAGCCACACGGTTCTGCACATTAATCGCAGCCTGATTAGGATCTGTTCCTAAGTTAAACACTACTTTTATAGTTGCTTCACCGTCATTTCCGGCATCAGACGCCATGTATTTCATTCCCGGAACTCCATTCAGGGCTCTTTCTAAAGGAATAATAACCGCCTTGATCATCAATTCACCATTAGATCCTGGATAATCAGCAGTAACGTTCACCATTGGTGGTGAGATTGTAGGGAATTGTGTAATAGGTAAATTCAATACCGACAATACTCCTAAAAAGACGATTATAAGCGATATTACTATCGACAGTACAGGTCTTTGAATAAATTTATTAAACATTTTATCGTATTTTAATGATTAAACCTATTCTGCTTTTAAGCGTAAATTGTTCATTACCGCTTTAGGAGATTGGAATTCATATTTGATTTTGTCGTTTTCTTTTACTTTCTGAACGCCTTCCAATAAAATTCTGTCATTTTCGGTAAGTCCGGTTCTGATCACGTACAAATCAGGAATTTCGCCTGTTATGGTGATTTCTCTTGAGTTTACTTTATTGTTTTTATCGATCACAAAAACGTATTTTTTATCCTGAATTTCATACGTCGCTTTTTGTGGAATTACGATTGCATTTTTAAGCGGTACAAGCATTTGAACCTGTCCGGTTTCTCCATTTCTAAGCAATTTCCCTGAATTAGGAAAACGCGCTCTGAAAGCGATGTTTCCGGTTTCATTGTTAAATTCACTTTCAATAACTTCTACATTTCCTTTTTCCTTAAAAGTTTCGCCATTAGCCAAAACCAGACTTACTTTATTATCAGCACGGTCTTTTACATTGGTTTCATATTGCAGGTATTCAGGTTCTGAAACGTTGAAGTATGCAAACATCTGACTGTTGTCTGAAAGACTCGTCATCAATTCGCCTTCATCAATAAGACTTCCTAATTTTAAAGGGATACGGTCGATAGTTCCGTCAAACGGGGCTCTGATTTCTGTAAATGACAAATGAAGTTTTGCCAATGCCACTTCGGCTCTTGCAGATTGCAATTTTGCCTGTGCTACACTTAGTTCGTTTTTAGAAACGATATTTTTGTCTGCCAGTAATTTGGCATTTTGCAGTTCGATTTCTACTGATTTTTGTTCAGCTTGTGCTTTCAATAATTCTGCCTGATACATGTTTGGCATAATTTTAAACAACAGCTGCCCTTTTTTTACAAATTGTCCTTCATCGACATAGATGTTTTGTAAAAAACCTTTTTCCTGAGCACGAATTTCAATGTTTCGTACCGATTTAATTTGTGAAACGTACTGTTTCGTAAACGAAGTGTCTATTCTTACTGCATTGGTAGCCGTAAATTTTTCTACTTCTTCTTTCTCTTCTTTTTTAGCTGTACAGCTAGTAAGGCACACTAGGGCAATTAAGCCAGTGAACAAGATAATTCTTTTCATGATTTTATTGGAAATTAAGCGATTGAGTGCTTGGAATACAGAGATTCCTTTAGATGAAAAAATGCATCAGCCAGCCTTAGTCAGAACTTAACTTTCATATAAGATGAGGTAGAAAAAAATACATCAACAGAATATTCAGATCACAACTTAGGTAACCGATGTATACTGTTGAATCAAATCCTTAAAACTCGTTGAGTAATGTAGATAGGATTTGAGTTGCCACAAAATGGCAGGAAGATTTTAAAACGATTGTAATCATTTACACCAGTCTGACTTGCAAAGGAAAGGTACCAACTGTCAAGTAAACTGTAGTTTGTTGCAAAAAACTTATTCGTAAGTCCATCTTTAAGATCATCACTTCCAAGATATTCTTCTTCAGTATCAATATCAGCATCTTCAATAATTGAACTGCCTTGTTCCTGATTGGTGAATTTTACCCGGTGCTTTTTCTCAAGATTATGAGGATGAGTATCTTTAGGAGTACCCGCATTAAGATATTGCCCTCCGCCTAACAGAAGCAAATTCATGAATACTAAAAATACTACTAACTTTCTCATTTGGGTGCGAAAGTAAGGAAAGTATCGAAAGAAAAAAAGATTTTTTTATAAGCTTTAACATTTAAAAAAGGCGAAAACGTTTTCATGATTTTATTACACACTATTTCTGATAAAAAAATATCGTTTTTTGCTAAAAAATCATAAAAAATTAAGTCCGTATCAGAATCGAATTAATAAGGTTCTTAAAATCAATAAAAAAACATCAAAATCGCAAATATCTGACCCTGTATGTTTTATTCCGTAAAATTCATTTTGTTTCCTAGAGCAAAACTTTCATTATGGTAAATTCCTGTCCTGCTTTTCTAAAAGTCTGATGGGTATCTATCAATCCGAATTTCTCATAAAAAGATTTTTTACTGCTTCGTGCATTACACCAGACTTTTTTCAAATTTTTCTCTTTTGCCAACTTCAAAATGTATTTTACAAGTTCAGATCCGATGCCTTTTCCCTGATATTCTTCCAGAGTTGCCAATTTTCTGAACTGTAGTTCGTTATTATTCACAAAACAAGAAACTATTGCCACTAATTTTTCTGCAATAAAAACACCAAAATGCAGTCCTAAAACATCTTCTTCTAATTGCACAAACTCAAAAGGCTGATCCGGCCACATCACTTCATGTCTGATCTGCCAGGTCTGAGAAGCTTTAATTGCTTTGATTTTCATTGTTTAACTTCTTTTGGATTGCATCAAAATTACACGATTTTACAAATATATTTTATTCTTCCCCGAACAATCCCAAATTATTCATTATCAAAATCCTACAACAAATCAATCGAATTATAGAAAAATTGATTTTAGCAGAAATATTATAGTAAATGCAAACGGGTTTCATAAAAAAAGGGAATCAAAATTGATTCCCTTTTTTACTATTCTACTTTAATGTAAAACCGCTCCGTATTGTCGCTGGTTATTTTTTCGATAACTCCATCAGTCACTTTGCCCACATTGATGACATGCAGCTCATCTCCTTTTTCATTTATCGTACAATTCCAAACGGTTCCGTCGGATAAAATAATGTCTGAAAACAAGGCATCTGTGTTCTCTTTGTTGTAATACACTAATTTCTCAGACTTAATGAGTTTTTTCTCCTGCGTTTTCTTATTTTTCTCATAAGAAAAGATTTCACCGTCTTTGATTTCAATTAACTCATCAACCTCTTTTTGTGAAGTCGTTGTCGTTTGATTGGCGGCCCAAACTGGCTTATCTCCAATCATTTTCCAAGTCCCTACAGCCAGCTTTAAAAGGTTTTCTCTCAAAACTGTTCGTAAAGTATCTACTTTTTTAATCGATTCCTGACCTATTGTATTGTCAGGTTTAATTTTGGAAGCAACGTAAAATAAATCAATCGCTTTCTTATAATCTGCCTTTTCGTAGTAGTCTAAAGCCAGTTCATATCTGCTCTTCTGAAATGCGATTTTAGCGTTGTTTTGAGCAAAATTTTTACAAGTGATTAATAAAACAATAAAAAATAGTTTCTTTTTCATTAATAATTCAGGGTTTTCATTTTTTTGCAAACGTAGTTTTTTAATATTAAACTTCCGCTTGATTTTTAACTTTTTTTTAATTCAAATGTAATAAAAAACTTACCTAAAATAAACCTGAAAAAAGTTAAATTTTAAATCACCCTGTGTTTATTGCTATTATCCAGTGATTTAGCTTAATTTAGACCGAAAATAAATTTAAGATCTCTATTGCCTTCTCTGTGTCTTTTTGGGCCACAAAAATATGATCGTGGTAAAATGCAGCCACAACATTACAGCTTATTTGATGCTCTGAAAGTGCTTTCGAAAATGCAGCTGTTAAGCCAACTGCTTCTAATGACGAATGTATAGTAAGTGTTATCCAGGACATTACAACGGAATACTCCAACTTTAAAGCCGCTGCCGCTTCTTTTTTCAAAATCAGTGTGATGGCTTCTTTCTCTTTAAAAAACATCACAACATCATTCAGTTCAATACCTTCTAATTTTTCGACTTTACAAAAAACATAATCCCCTGCAATATGTTCCGGTTTCATGCTTTTAAGCAATTTTTGCAAATCTTTTTCTCCTGACATTTTAAGTTATTGTTAAATCGATTATTTTAGTTTTTCGAGTTTTCCTCTTGCTTCCGAAAAGTTTTTATCCAATATCAGCGCCTTTTCATAACTGACAATGGCATTTTTCTTATCGCCATTTGCTTCATAAAAATCTCCAAGCGAATCATACACATTTGGGCTTTGAGGATAGTTGGCCACATTTAACCGGAACAGATAACCTGCCAGCTCCATATCTTTTTTACCCAAAGACTGATAGCCATACGCATTTACCACGTTCTCGGGAACGCTTACCTTGTACCCTAAGTGTTTTGATACATTTTCGAAATGCTTTTCAATTTTAGTAAAAACAGCTTTATTAAAATTAATTTGCTCCGGTATCGAAAGTTTTAACTGATTGAATTTAAACAAAAAACGAAGACCGTCATAGGTTGCAATCAACGGCACAGATCCATGATTATCATCGTTGTAATATTGGTATTGATAATTCAGTCCGCTCTTTTTATTCTTGTTCAGAAAATCATTGAAATCTAAAATGGAACGAATATGTCTGGTAAAAACCGTGGTATCTTTTCGAACTTTTACCACATTCATACTATCATCCATTGTATTAGCCGCTGCCATAAATAAGGAAACATTTGCCAGTTTTTTGTTTTCTATTTTTTTTTCAGTTTCAGCTAAAAATTGCTGATGATCCCACCACATACTTGGATCAATGGCAAGATACGCATTGAACAAATTAGTATGATTGGTCAGGATATTCAATGCTGTCAAACCTCCGAAAGAATGCCCGATCAGGGTTTTATAAGGCGTCGTAGGATATTTACCATCGATATACGGAATCAATTCTTTCTCCAGAAATTCGACAAATTTTTCTCCTCCACCAGATTGGTCACTTAGGCTTTTTGGTACAAATGGTGGATCAACCTCCGAATGTGTAGGGGTTAAATCGCGATTTCGATTGGTGTTCGTAATCCCCACTACAATCATTTCCGGACAATTTGTATTTCCGTTTACTTCGCTCATTTCTTCAATTATTCCAACAACCGAACTAAAGTGTCCTTCGGCATCAAGTAAATAAACGACCGGATATTTTTGTTTTGCAAGACTCGCATTTAGCGCGCTTTTGGGAAGGTGAATCCATATTTTTCTGTTTTCGTTCAAAACTTTAGAAGAAATACTATCGATCGTTCCTATTTCAATTTTATTTTTTTGCTGTGCAAATGCAAAACTAGTTAGCAAGGTGAATAAACTGAGGAAGAGTATTTTTTTTCTAAAAACAATTTGTAAGCTATCCATTTCTTATTGAGTTTTTTCAATTCGTTACTAAAAATTCAAAATTTATTATGCTGCTTTTACAAAACAAAGCAGTCGCCTTCTTAATTGAAAAAGGCGACTGCTGTTGTATTTTTTTTATTTTACTGACCAGGTATTGTCATTAGGAGTAGCATCCATAAAAATACCGCCATCAAGCACTACTTTTTTGATTTGCTTATTGCCTTTTAGGATAACGGCAGTCTGTTTTTGATTTGCCTGCCAAACAGCCGGTGTCTGATGAACCGTTTCTGTGGTATTATCTGCGTAGGTCACAATCACATCAAACGGAATTGCAAAACCACCAACATTGGCTACCGAAACAACATTTTTAGCCACTTTTTGAACAGAAAGATCTAAGTAATTATTCGTGAAAAACCAGTTGTTAAAAAACCAGTTCAGGTTTTTACCCGAAGCTGTATTGAACGAATTAAAGTAATCCCATGGAACCGGATGTTTACCATTCCAATTGTCCATATAAGCGTGTAATGCTTTTTTAAATAAATCATCACCAAGCAAGTCCTTTAAAGCCAAATAGGACAAAGAAGCTTTTCCGTATGAATTATTGCCATAACCAGAATCTGATAACTGCGACGACATCGTAATGATAGGTTGATCTTCTTCTGTAGAGGGATCATTTATATATTGTTCTACTCTAAATTCTTTATAAAACTTATCAGCCGCTTCTTTTCCGTGCTCCGCGATTCCTATTAAATATTCAAAAGTTGTCGCCCAGCCTTCGTCCATAAACGCATAACGTGTTTCGTTGATTCCCATATAAAAAGGGAAATAGGTATGCGCTACTTCATGATCCTGCACCAATTGTGCAAAAATAGGGTCATTCATTTGCGAGTCATTACACATCATTGGGTATTCCATATCGGCAAAACCCTGAAAAGCCGTCATTTTAGAATACGGATAAGGTACTCCCGGCCAATTGTGTGAAAAGAAATCCAGAGCATATTGGTTGTACTTAATAGAATTTTCAAAATCGGTTCCTTTTACATCATAAGCCGCTTGTATACTCGCACGTCGCTTTGTTTTTTTATCTACAATTACACTTCCTGCATCCCATAAATAATGATCGCTCAAACCAAAACAAACATCTGTAATGTTTTTAGCTTCAAACTTCCAAACGTTCCAGTCACTTTGTTTTGTTACCACACCGCTTTTCATTTCCTGCTCATTGGCAATGTGTAAAATTTCATCTGTCAGGTATGACTTTTTTAGACGT harbors:
- a CDS encoding alpha/beta hydrolase-fold protein, translating into MDSLQIVFRKKILFLSLFTLLTSFAFAQQKNKIEIGTIDSISSKVLNENRKIWIHLPKSALNASLAKQKYPVVYLLDAEGHFSSVVGIIEEMSEVNGNTNCPEMIVVGITNTNRNRDLTPTHSEVDPPFVPKSLSDQSGGGEKFVEFLEKELIPYIDGKYPTTPYKTLIGHSFGGLTALNILTNHTNLFNAYLAIDPSMWWDHQQFLAETEKKIENKKLANVSLFMAAANTMDDSMNVVKVRKDTTVFTRHIRSILDFNDFLNKNKKSGLNYQYQYYNDDNHGSVPLIATYDGLRFLFKFNQLKLSIPEQINFNKAVFTKIEKHFENVSKHLGYKVSVPENVVNAYGYQSLGKKDMELAGYLFRLNVANYPQSPNVYDSLGDFYEANGDKKNAIVSYEKALILDKNFSEARGKLEKLK
- a CDS encoding GNAT family N-acetyltransferase produces the protein MKIKAIKASQTWQIRHEVMWPDQPFEFVQLEEDVLGLHFGVFIAEKLVAIVSCFVNNNELQFRKLATLEEYQGKGIGSELVKYILKLAKEKNLKKVWCNARSSKKSFYEKFGLIDTHQTFRKAGQEFTIMKVLL
- a CDS encoding ACT domain-containing protein — translated: MSGEKDLQKLLKSMKPEHIAGDYVFCKVEKLEGIELNDVVMFFKEKEAITLILKKEAAAALKLEYSVVMSWITLTIHSSLEAVGLTAAFSKALSEHQISCNVVAAFYHDHIFVAQKDTEKAIEILNLFSV
- a CDS encoding efflux RND transporter permease subunit, with product MFNKFIQRPVLSIVISLIIVFLGVLSVLNLPITQFPTISPPMVNVTADYPGSNGELMIKAVIIPLERALNGVPGMKYMASDAGNDGEATIKVVFNLGTDPNQAAINVQNRVASVTNKLPPLVIREGIKITREVPSMLMYVNLYSTDKNTDMKFLYNYADINVLSELKRVNGIGSGDILGTREYAMRIWLKPDRMLAYKISADEVMEALSSQSLEASPGKTGESSGKRSQAFEYVLKYSGRFTTKEQYGNIVIKSNANGELLRLKDIANIEFGSSMYDIYSNLNGKPSAAIVLKQSFGSNANQVIEEVKAKLEKIKQKFPKGMDYEISYDVSKFLDASIEKVIHTLVEAFILVGLVVFLFLGDWRSTVIPAIAVPVSLIGTFVFMTFFDISLNLITLFALVLAIGVVVDDAIVVIEAVHAKMEEEHLSAFKATKKAMHEIAGAIIAITFLMAAVFIPVAFMSGPVGVFYRQFSVTMATAIILSGIVALTLTPALCAMMLKNNHGQPKKKTPINVFIDGFNNKFNLAQGKYQNVLAKIVNRRAVTIVALVGFCAGTWLISSTVPSGFIPNEDQGMFYAVIQTPPGSSLERTNNIAERVQKIAEDIDGVKSVSSLAGYEILSEGTGANSGTCLVNLKDWSERKESVLEIMHEMEEKCKDIAGANIEFFQPPAVPGYGAAGGFELRLLDKTGSGDYKKTEQVNNDFVAELNRHPELSNVFSFYSSSFPQYMMKVDNDLAQQKGVSIENAMNTLSTLVGSNYEISFIKFGINYKVIVQASPEYRAQPDDILKLYVKNNRDEMVPFSAFMRLEKVYGLSEITRHNMYTSTQISGSAAPGYSSGTAIKVIQEVAAKKLPRGYDIDWAGISADEVAQGNQAIWVFLICLGFVYLVLAAQYESFILPLSVILSLPAGIFGAFLLLKLTGLENNIYAQVAMVMLIGLLGKNAVLIVEFAIQRHAAGKSVLEAAMEGAKARFRPILMTSFAFIAGLLPLAFATGPGKIGNRTIGTAAAGGMLIGTICGVFVIPGLYYIFGKIAEKHKLVKHEEENPLTEEIDNNHV
- a CDS encoding M1 family metallopeptidase, whose translation is MKKKSPQLLFIAFLFLMQNSFAQELYMPRNVKESYTKGVRSMDGKPGKNYWQNHGKYDMALTVDANTKVVSGTETIVYENNSNDTLRTLRIRFVNNIHKKTSPRAVLNSEGFFTEGLTITNLKIEGEVYKEDAKSWGTVGNVKMKKPLPPHSKITIAIDWNYPLSEVSGREGQIDNTTFFVAYSYPRVSVFDDYNRWDNLPHTSGQEFYNDFNDYTYSVKASKNYVVYGTGDLLNPDEVLQPEFAARLKKSYLTDEILHIANEQEMKSGVVTKQSDWNVWKFEAKNITDVCFGLSDHYLWDAGSVIVDKKTKRRASIQAAYDVKGTDFENSIKYNQYALDFFSHNWPGVPYPYSKMTAFQGFADMEYPMMCNDSQMNDPIFAQLVQDHEVAHTYFPFYMGINETRYAFMDEGWATTFEYLIGIAEHGKEAADKFYKEFRVEQYINDPSTEEDQPIITMSSQLSDSGYGNNSYGKASLSYLALKDLLGDDLFKKALHAYMDNWNGKHPVPWDYFNSFNTASGKNLNWFFNNWFFTNNYLDLSVQKVAKNVVSVANVGGFAIPFDVIVTYADNTTETVHQTPAVWQANQKQTAVILKGNKQIKKVVLDGGIFMDATPNDNTWSVK
- a CDS encoding efflux RND transporter periplasmic adaptor subunit, which produces MKRIILFTGLIALVCLTSCTAKKEEKEEVEKFTATNAVRIDTSFTKQYVSQIKSVRNIEIRAQEKGFLQNIYVDEGQFVKKGQLLFKIMPNMYQAELLKAQAEQKSVEIELQNAKLLADKNIVSKNELSVAQAKLQSARAEVALAKLHLSFTEIRAPFDGTIDRIPLKLGSLIDEGELMTSLSDNSQMFAYFNVSEPEYLQYETNVKDRADNKVSLVLANGETFKEKGNVEVIESEFNNETGNIAFRARFPNSGKLLRNGETGQVQMLVPLKNAIVIPQKATYEIQDKKYVFVIDKNNKVNSREITITGEIPDLYVIRTGLTENDRILLEGVQKVKENDKIKYEFQSPKAVMNNLRLKAE